A genomic segment from Neochlamydia sp. AcF84 encodes:
- the lon gene encoding endopeptidase La produces the protein MNLEDIEDSSFTQQLENAVIKTLENQQKTEKRNSFPNELCIFPLLKRPFFPGMAAPIVIEPGPFFETLKIVAKTDHKSIGLILTRQEDVDIYKASFEDLYQVGVIARLLRIIPLEQGGAQVILNMERRLRVLRPLSNSKVLKAKVSYFEDSPTLTAELKAYAISIISTIKELLKLNPLFKEELQIFLGHSDFTEPGKLADFAVALTTASREELQEVLETFDIQKRIDRALLLLKKELDLSVLQNNINQKIESTISKSQKDFFLREQLKTIKKELGIEKDDKALDKEKFEGRIRERKIPADVLKVIKDEMEKLSVLETQSAEYAVCRGYLDWLTNLPWGIQSEECQDIMKAEKILAHDHYGLEDIKQRILEFIGVGKLVGGVKGSILCLVGPPGVGKTSIGKSIARALNRKFYRFSVGGMRDEAEIKGHRRTYIGAMPGKLIQALKFCQTMNPVIMLDEVDKMGSSYHGDPASALLEVLDPEQNREFLDHYLDVHCDLSNILFIVTANVLDTIPEPLKDRMDILRLSGYIMQEKIEIAKKYLLPRNRKLMGLKAKDITFTTEGLRAIINGYAREAGVRSLENNIKKIMRKVALRIVREASIAVEKPRKNNKQKPTQVSTPSYRVTPTSLHEYLGKPIFTSDRFYEHNPIGVSTGLAWTSMGGATLYIEAIKVAAEKTEMKLTGQAGQVMKESSEIAWSYLHSALNKYAPSYSFFEKAQVHIHIPEGATPKDGPSAGITMVTALLSLLTNTPVLNNLGMTGELTLTGRILPIGGVKEKLVAARRSGLKTLIFPKDNLRDYEELPEYIKKGIDIHFVQHYDEVFHIAFPDLGQALEVKLEK, from the coding sequence TTGAATCTAGAAGATATTGAAGATAGTTCTTTTACTCAGCAGCTGGAAAATGCTGTGATCAAGACCCTTGAAAATCAACAAAAAACAGAGAAGAGAAACTCCTTTCCGAATGAGCTATGTATATTTCCTCTTTTGAAAAGACCTTTCTTTCCTGGGATGGCAGCTCCTATAGTTATTGAACCTGGACCTTTCTTTGAAACTTTAAAAATAGTGGCTAAAACTGATCATAAGTCTATCGGTTTGATTTTAACCAGGCAAGAAGATGTTGATATCTATAAAGCTAGCTTTGAAGATCTTTATCAAGTGGGGGTTATCGCTCGTCTGTTGCGAATTATTCCTTTAGAGCAAGGAGGCGCACAAGTTATACTTAACATGGAAAGGCGACTGCGTGTTTTACGTCCTCTTTCTAACTCTAAAGTTTTAAAAGCCAAAGTTTCTTATTTTGAAGATAGCCCTACGCTTACCGCTGAGCTTAAAGCCTATGCTATTAGCATTATTTCTACCATTAAAGAATTACTCAAATTAAACCCTCTTTTTAAAGAAGAATTACAAATTTTTCTTGGTCATTCTGATTTTACCGAGCCAGGGAAACTTGCAGATTTTGCTGTAGCTTTAACGACCGCTTCCCGAGAAGAGCTGCAAGAAGTATTAGAAACGTTTGACATCCAAAAACGCATTGATCGAGCTCTTTTATTGCTTAAAAAAGAATTAGACTTAAGTGTGTTACAAAATAATATCAATCAAAAGATTGAATCCACCATCTCTAAAAGCCAGAAAGATTTTTTTCTGCGAGAGCAGCTAAAAACCATAAAAAAAGAATTGGGGATTGAAAAAGATGACAAAGCTCTTGACAAAGAAAAATTTGAAGGGCGTATCAGAGAACGTAAAATACCCGCGGATGTATTAAAAGTTATAAAAGATGAAATGGAAAAGCTCTCTGTACTAGAGACGCAATCTGCTGAATACGCTGTATGCCGAGGATATTTAGATTGGTTGACCAATTTACCTTGGGGCATTCAAAGTGAAGAGTGCCAGGATATTATGAAAGCTGAAAAGATCCTTGCACACGATCATTATGGCCTAGAAGATATTAAGCAGCGCATCCTGGAATTTATAGGAGTAGGCAAGCTTGTTGGAGGAGTAAAAGGCAGTATATTGTGCTTAGTAGGCCCTCCCGGAGTCGGCAAAACCAGCATCGGTAAAAGTATAGCTCGTGCTTTAAATAGAAAATTTTATCGCTTCTCTGTAGGGGGCATGAGAGATGAAGCAGAAATTAAAGGACATCGCCGCACCTATATTGGAGCGATGCCAGGAAAATTAATTCAAGCACTCAAGTTTTGCCAGACCATGAATCCCGTGATCATGCTCGATGAAGTGGATAAGATGGGAAGTAGTTATCATGGAGATCCAGCATCGGCATTGTTAGAAGTTCTGGATCCCGAACAAAACCGTGAATTTTTGGATCACTACCTAGATGTTCACTGTGATTTATCTAATATACTCTTCATTGTGACTGCAAATGTTTTAGACACAATCCCCGAACCTCTTAAAGACCGCATGGATATTTTGCGCCTTTCCGGCTATATCATGCAGGAAAAAATAGAGATTGCCAAAAAGTATTTACTTCCTCGCAACCGTAAATTAATGGGGTTAAAAGCTAAAGATATCACCTTTACGACTGAAGGCTTAAGAGCCATTATCAATGGTTATGCGCGTGAAGCCGGAGTAAGAAGCCTTGAAAATAATATTAAAAAGATCATGCGTAAGGTTGCTCTACGCATTGTTCGAGAGGCATCCATAGCTGTAGAAAAACCTCGTAAAAATAACAAGCAAAAGCCTACCCAAGTTTCAACTCCTTCTTATCGTGTTACTCCCACGAGTTTACATGAATATCTTGGTAAGCCTATATTTACCTCAGATCGTTTTTATGAACATAATCCTATCGGGGTTAGCACAGGCTTAGCATGGACTTCAATGGGTGGAGCCACCCTCTACATTGAAGCAATTAAAGTAGCCGCGGAAAAAACGGAGATGAAGCTAACGGGCCAAGCGGGCCAGGTCATGAAAGAATCTTCTGAGATTGCCTGGAGCTATTTACATAGCGCCTTAAACAAATATGCCCCCAGCTATAGTTTTTTTGAAAAAGCGCAAGTTCATATTCATATCCCTGAAGGTGCTACTCCTAAAGATGGCCCATCGGCGGGCATCACCATGGTTACAGCCTTATTATCTTTGTTAACCAATACCCCTGTGCTTAACAATTTAGGAATGACAGGAGAGCTAACTTTAACCGGCCGCATTTTGCCTATAGGGGGAGTAAAAGAAAAGCTAGTGGCAGCTAGACGCTCGGGTCTAAAAACTCTTATCTTTCCTAAAGATAATTTAAGAGACTACGAGGAACTTCCTGAGTACATTAAAAAGGGAATAGACATCCATTTCGTCCAACATTATGATGAAGTCTTTCATATTGCCTTTCCTGATCTTGGGCAAGCTCTAGAAGTTAAGCTGGAAAAATAG
- the rpsU gene encoding 30S ribosomal protein S21, with protein sequence MSLVKVRIGEPIDKALRALKKRLDKEGVMKSVKAHRFYAKPSVKKRAKSKAALKYKRQR encoded by the coding sequence ATGTCATTAGTAAAAGTCCGTATTGGCGAACCCATCGATAAAGCCCTTCGCGCCTTGAAAAAAAGATTAGATAAAGAAGGTGTAATGAAATCTGTTAAAGCCCATCGCTTTTATGCTAAACCATCGGTTAAAAAGCGTGCAAAATCCAAGGCTGCTTTAAAATACAAAAGACAGCGCTAG
- a CDS encoding HD domain-containing protein: MTIPFSETLSFYRHALMKQEKAYLHPLAARTSEHSRQAGNEEDYRLPYKRDVDKIIHSRAYARYNDKTQVVYLVDNDHITHRGLHVQFVSSFARGIAEILRLNLDLVEAISLGHDVGHPPFGHEGEEYLSELSKMFENGAFAHPLQSCRLFTDIEPLNLGLAVYDGFLCHDGAMHSSIIHPCFNKTWEDHLNDKKQKAREPESNIIPGTLEGCLVKLCDTMSYIGKDIEDAIRLGIISKEQVPKTFLGTTNQEILATLAKEIIRISYEQAYIGISMEAFEALKFLRDFNFTHIYVHPQLKVESSKIKRAYRLLFELLLEDLNHLHEESYLWKNYTFNKNEDYKNSTSLVQMVVDYISGMTDSFFIRTLEKLTLPHRIDLRECFH, encoded by the coding sequence ATGACCATCCCTTTTAGTGAAACTCTTTCCTTTTATCGTCATGCATTAATGAAACAGGAAAAAGCTTATTTGCATCCTTTAGCCGCCCGTACATCGGAACATAGTCGGCAGGCTGGTAATGAGGAAGATTATCGTTTACCCTATAAACGCGATGTAGATAAAATCATTCACTCTAGAGCGTATGCTCGCTATAATGATAAAACTCAGGTCGTATACTTAGTCGATAATGATCACATTACCCATCGTGGCTTACATGTACAATTTGTTAGTAGCTTTGCTAGGGGAATAGCAGAAATTTTACGCCTGAATCTTGATCTAGTAGAGGCTATCTCTTTAGGTCATGATGTGGGACATCCTCCTTTTGGTCACGAAGGTGAGGAGTATTTATCCGAACTCTCAAAGATGTTTGAAAATGGAGCGTTCGCCCATCCTTTGCAATCATGTCGGCTTTTTACTGACATAGAGCCTCTTAATCTTGGACTTGCTGTCTATGATGGTTTCCTTTGTCACGATGGCGCCATGCACAGCTCTATCATCCATCCTTGTTTTAATAAAACATGGGAAGATCACTTGAATGATAAAAAGCAGAAAGCAAGGGAACCGGAGTCTAACATAATTCCAGGAACCTTAGAGGGATGCTTAGTGAAGCTATGTGATACCATGAGTTACATAGGCAAAGATATTGAAGATGCTATTCGTTTAGGAATCATATCTAAAGAGCAGGTGCCCAAAACATTTCTAGGTACTACAAATCAAGAAATTCTGGCTACTCTTGCTAAAGAAATTATTAGGATAAGTTATGAGCAAGCTTACATAGGTATTTCTATGGAAGCTTTTGAAGCCCTAAAGTTTTTACGCGATTTTAATTTTACCCATATCTATGTTCATCCTCAACTTAAAGTGGAATCTAGCAAGATCAAGCGAGCGTATCGTCTTTTATTTGAATTATTACTAGAAGATCTTAATCATTTACACGAAGAAAGTTATCTGTGGAAAAATTATACCTTTAATAAAAATGAAGATTACAAAAATTCTACTTCTTTAGTGCAAATGGTGGTTGATTATATTTCTGGAATGACCGACAGCTTTTTTATACGTACCTTAGAAAAACTCACCCTTCCCCATAGGATTGACTTAAGAGAATGTTTTCATTAG
- the dnaJ gene encoding molecular chaperone DnaJ: protein MADYYETLEIPRTATADEIKKAYRKKAIKYHPDKNPGNAEAEKRFKEISEAYEVLSNDKKRQTYDRYGKEGLGATAGAAGGGFSGFSSVDEALRTFMGAFGGMGGESIFESYFGGNDFVGGSAQMRRQGASKRANITISFLEAAKGVDKELAINNYVTCKTCHGKGTPSSKGKKKCPRCHGAGQVYEQKGFFSMSMACPQCHGEGEIITEPCKDCRGEGLIKEKQHVKIHIPAGVDSGMRLKMSGYGDAGHGGGPAGDLYVFINVEPHEIFEREGNDVLLDLPISFTEAALGCKKDVPGLYGHTCRITIPEGTQNGKVFRLRNEGFPGVHGQGKGDLLVKIFVETPTQLSEKQIKLLKEFSTLQGPANLPKSNSFLDKIKSIFK from the coding sequence ATGGCTGACTATTACGAAACATTGGAAATTCCACGAACTGCCACAGCAGACGAAATTAAAAAGGCTTATCGAAAAAAAGCCATCAAATACCATCCTGACAAAAATCCCGGCAATGCTGAAGCTGAAAAACGCTTTAAAGAAATTTCAGAAGCCTATGAAGTATTGAGCAATGATAAAAAACGCCAAACTTACGATCGGTATGGTAAAGAAGGCTTAGGAGCAACGGCAGGAGCTGCTGGAGGAGGATTTTCAGGATTCTCTTCAGTCGATGAAGCTTTACGTACTTTTATGGGTGCTTTTGGTGGAATGGGTGGGGAGTCTATATTTGAAAGTTATTTTGGTGGAAATGACTTTGTGGGAGGCTCAGCTCAAATGCGCCGCCAAGGAGCTAGCAAACGTGCCAATATTACTATATCCTTTCTAGAAGCAGCTAAGGGTGTTGATAAGGAATTGGCCATCAATAACTATGTGACTTGTAAGACTTGCCATGGTAAAGGCACCCCCTCGTCTAAGGGCAAGAAAAAGTGCCCGCGTTGCCATGGCGCCGGACAAGTATATGAGCAGAAAGGCTTTTTTAGCATGTCTATGGCTTGTCCTCAATGTCATGGAGAAGGGGAAATTATTACTGAGCCCTGTAAAGATTGTCGAGGAGAGGGTTTAATTAAAGAAAAGCAGCATGTTAAAATTCATATACCAGCAGGTGTGGATAGTGGCATGCGCCTTAAGATGAGCGGTTATGGAGATGCGGGGCATGGTGGTGGGCCAGCAGGAGATCTTTATGTCTTTATTAACGTCGAGCCGCATGAAATTTTTGAACGTGAAGGGAATGATGTTTTGCTAGATCTGCCGATTAGCTTTACAGAAGCTGCTTTAGGGTGCAAAAAAGACGTTCCCGGTCTCTATGGCCATACTTGCCGTATTACCATCCCAGAAGGCACTCAAAATGGGAAGGTATTCCGACTAAGGAATGAAGGCTTTCCTGGTGTGCATGGACAAGGAAAAGGGGATTTGCTAGTTAAAATATTTGTGGAAACACCTACACAGCTTTCCGAAAAGCAAATAAAATTGCTAAAAGAGTTTTCTACCTTGCAAGGTCCTGCCAATTTACCTAAAAGCAACTCCTTTTTGGATAAAATAAAAAGCATTTTTAAATAA
- the tsaB gene encoding tRNA (adenosine(37)-N6)-threonylcarbamoyltransferase complex dimerization subunit type 1 TsaB, producing MFSLVIDTSSERGCAAFFDGIEVIFQGNFPFGFNTSQSLLPEIERGLQHLGRKAADLSYVAVGIGPGSYTGIRVGVVVAKAVAFSLRKPLVTFCSLEGFLPSQEGSYAVLFDAKIGGVYVLKGQASRGAYKQEGKVQLLPLSEVGAYLQNVNYLLTPNSRILKQKIENIYPNQQWIWEEKGPDALYLSRLSEDKWRRGEIMQREPLEILYLRKTQAEIEKELQKSIQY from the coding sequence ATGTTTTCATTAGTAATTGATACCAGTAGTGAGCGCGGTTGCGCAGCCTTCTTTGATGGGATAGAAGTAATTTTTCAAGGCAATTTTCCCTTTGGATTTAATACCTCTCAATCCCTTTTGCCCGAAATTGAACGGGGCTTGCAACATTTAGGAAGAAAAGCGGCAGACTTAAGCTATGTAGCAGTAGGAATTGGTCCGGGTTCTTATACGGGTATAAGGGTAGGGGTGGTGGTTGCTAAAGCAGTCGCTTTTTCCCTAAGAAAGCCATTGGTTACTTTTTGTAGTTTGGAAGGATTTCTCCCCTCTCAAGAGGGTTCGTATGCTGTACTTTTTGATGCAAAGATAGGGGGAGTGTACGTACTAAAAGGCCAAGCTAGCCGAGGAGCTTATAAGCAGGAGGGAAAAGTACAACTTCTTCCCTTAAGCGAAGTAGGTGCATATCTACAAAACGTAAACTATTTACTTACCCCTAATAGTCGCATACTGAAACAAAAGATAGAAAATATCTATCCTAACCAGCAGTGGATATGGGAAGAAAAAGGCCCTGATGCGCTTTATTTAAGCCGTTTATCGGAAGATAAATGGAGAAGGGGAGAGATCATGCAAAGAGAGCCTCTCGAGATTTTATATTTGCGTAAAACCCAAGCGGAAATAGAGAAAGAATTGCAAAAGAGTATTCAGTATTGA